Genomic DNA from Desulfovibrio sp.:
CTTTGAAGCCGACCACGCCGTCCTTTTCTGCCGCCAGGCCCGAAAAATAGGGCTGCGCATGGGCAGACTCTGGTGTTCTGCGGGCTTCCCGCCATGCGAACCACACCCCCAGACCAAGCAGAATGAACAACAGGTAAATCCACACATAGCCTTCTGCGCTGGTCAGGGTTGCGCCGGGGATAAAACCTTCAATCTGCAGGTTGAAGCGCGCGTAGACGCCGGAAACCGAAGGCTCCACAAAGGTCTTCAACACCATGGGTGAAATGAACGAAAACACCACGGCAAGCCCGCACAGCGAACGCAGCGCAAACATGACCGAGGGCTTGGGATTACCGTGAGCAGCGTGCTCGTGCATCTTGGAGGACGACACCAGCACACCGGCCCAGCGCGCCCAGAAGAGCACGGTAAAGGCCGAGCCAAGCGCCACAAAGAAAACGATGGGCGTCATGGCCTGCGTGGCGCGGGCAATGGCTTCAATAGCCATCCACTTGCCTATGAGCATGCCAAAGGGAGGCAGCATCATGGTGAAAATGCCGATCACGGTGATAATGGCCGTCCGGGGCATTATGCCGTAGAGGCCGCGCATGTCTTCGATATCGCGCGAACCGATGCGCTGTTCAATGGCGCCGACGCACATGAACAACAGGCCCTTGGATACGGAGTGGTAAATGATGATGGTCGTTGCCGCCATCATGGATGCGGCGGTATTGATGCCCACACAGGCGATGATAAGCCCAAGGTTGGCGATTGTGGAATACGCCAGAACCTTTTTTGCATTACTTTGGCTGACCGCAAGGATACATGTGGCCACAAAGGTAAATGCGCCAAACAGGGCCACGATGGTGGACATGGTGGTTCCCGCAAAGGCCGGAGCCATGCGCAACAGCAGGTAGGTGCCCGCCTTGACCATGGTAGCCGAGTGCAACAGGGCCGAAACTGGCGTTGGCGCAACCATTGCGCCGCACAGCCAACTCTCGAAAGGAACCTGCGCCGACTTTGTAAAGGCCGCCAGACAGAAGAACGCAAAGGGCAAAAGAATGGCCGTGTTCTTTACGTCCATTGAGGTCATCTTTTGCAGCACGAGCTCGGTCGAAAGCGTTCCAAGGCTCTTCTGAATGAACAGCATGGCCGAAACAAAGGCCAGCCCGCCCAGAACGTTCATCCACAATGCGCGTTGGGCATTGGCCTTGGCCTCGTCTGTCTGGTCATGCCCTATGAGCATGAAGGAACACAACGTTGTGATTTCCCAGAACAGGAACATCCAGGAAAGGTTGTTGCAGAGCACCAGGCCGTTCATGGCACCGAGGAAGCAGAAAATAATGGCAAAAAATCTGGGCTGGCGCGAAACACGCAGATGCAGATGCTCTTCGTGCAGATCCATGTAGCCCATGCCGTAAATGGTAATAAGCCCGCCAACCACGCTGATGATGATCACCATGATAAGCGACAGGCCGTCTGCCACAAAGGCAGTGATGGGCACTTCATGCCCGGGAAGAACGAATTTAAGGTATAACAGACCAATCAGTTGCAGCAGGGTCATGCCCATAATCAGGCGGCTGCCCAGCTTCCAACCTATGCCAAGAATGTAAACCAGCAACAGCAAGTCCAGCACGCTGAACACAGAATCTGCAGACAGACCCAATATGGTGTCTATCTCAAGCCGAAAAGCGCCGTTCGCTCCCAGGATCACGGCTGCCACCGCCATGACTGTGACCGCTGCAGGCACTATCAACTTGCGAGCGCTGCTGCTTTGCGTGAAATACAGCACAAGCGCCATAATAAACGGCAGTGCTACACAACAAAAAACAAGTGTACTCATCTTCTTTGCCCCACTACATTGCGAGTTGTGAAAAACTTCACTCTTGATAACTTCCTCACAACATAAAAAAACTATCCCCCTCCTTCCATTCTTTGCACATATTATTTTTATTAGAGTTAATCTATGTACATTTTTGCGTCAACATATTTGATTAATTTGGCTCCATTGAGTGTTCAAAGAATAATTCTTAGTAAATCGATATTATTTTAACATTCTGATTTATGGCCCAATTGCCAATCGGC
This window encodes:
- a CDS encoding proton-conducting transporter membrane subunit, with the protein product MSTLVFCCVALPFIMALVLYFTQSSSARKLIVPAAVTVMAVAAVILGANGAFRLEIDTILGLSADSVFSVLDLLLLVYILGIGWKLGSRLIMGMTLLQLIGLLYLKFVLPGHEVPITAFVADGLSLIMVIIISVVGGLITIYGMGYMDLHEEHLHLRVSRQPRFFAIIFCFLGAMNGLVLCNNLSWMFLFWEITTLCSFMLIGHDQTDEAKANAQRALWMNVLGGLAFVSAMLFIQKSLGTLSTELVLQKMTSMDVKNTAILLPFAFFCLAAFTKSAQVPFESWLCGAMVAPTPVSALLHSATMVKAGTYLLLRMAPAFAGTTMSTIVALFGAFTFVATCILAVSQSNAKKVLAYSTIANLGLIIACVGINTAASMMAATTIIIYHSVSKGLLFMCVGAIEQRIGSRDIEDMRGLYGIMPRTAIITVIGIFTMMLPPFGMLIGKWMAIEAIARATQAMTPIVFFVALGSAFTVLFWARWAGVLVSSSKMHEHAAHGNPKPSVMFALRSLCGLAVVFSFISPMVLKTFVEPSVSGVYARFNLQIEGFIPGATLTSAEGYVWIYLLFILLGLGVWFAWREARRTPESAHAQPYFSGLAAEKDGVVGFKGPMNVFEPVRVANFYLCQYFGESKITRAIDMISIAFLVVLVGGLL